ACCGGATATGCTGTAAACGCGATTTACCAATTCCCTGGCCTTTTGCCACGCTTCAATATCCTGAAACCGTCTTATTGTCGCCATGCTCGTTCCCAACCACAAACCCGAAACCCGAAACCCGAAACCCGAAACCCGAAACCACAAACCCGAAACTATGAAACTATAAAACTATGAAACCCTTAACACATAGTATCCAATCGTTATACTCTTTCCCTGTTCGTCACGAATCAGGCGCGCCACGTTCATGGTGGCGCTCCCATCCCAGAGTGAGTACGACAGCCGTACCCGCTCGCCGTCCCGGCGGATGAACAGCACCTCTTCGTCGGACGCTGTCAGCTCAAAAGATCTCTCATGGGTGCCGAAGCCGAACACCAGCCCACGCTGATCCCAACGAGCCTGGAATTCCTGAACGAAAGGCTTAACCCGGCTTTTCAGGAAATTCTGGGCCTCGGCCGGTTCCATGACATCGAGGAAGGTCTCGATGCCGCACACGAGCACCGTCTGACCGTTACCCGGCGCCTCAGCCGGCCAGGCGTTCATCCACCTGAGAGCTTCCCGCATGGACACAAGGGCACCCCCGCCGATGAGCGGGCCAAGGGTGAGCCGGTCAAACACGATGCTTGATCCACGGCGAAGCCAAGCGCTTGAGGACATATCCCGCATCATTCGACCTCCGCCTCCAATTGTTCGAACAGTGTCATCTGCCTGAATGCCGGGCCCTTCTCCGGTTTGGCCCGCCAATGGCTGACAAGGTCAAGAGCGAGCTTGGCAGCCCGCCTGATTCCCGTGTCCGGGTCGGTCTGGGCGTACCAGTCCAGAATCGGGTCGACCGATCTCTTGATCTGGAAGGTGGCCCGGTTGAGTTCGTCGGACACATTTACGCCGCTATTGGGCAGGCTCGCGCCGATCAGGAAATGGGCCTGGTCCAGGTCGGTCTTGAGGATCTTGCGGTTTCGTCCCGGGGCCGTGAAATACTGGAAACGCTCCTCGATGGAGATCACGTTCACCTGCGTTCCGACCACCCGAATCCAGCCTCGCGCCTCGATGTCCCCCTGGGAAACGCCCGTGCCGCGTAGCATCTTGTGCAGCTCGTCCCGGGCCATGGAGCGGCGGCTTTGGAAGATGCGCAAAAAGAGACGCGATGCCGGTTCCGCCGCGTCGGGCGGACGGCGCTTTCCGTTCTCATCCTTGCCCGCCAGCAAATCGTCCAGGAGCAGGTTGATCCCAAGGAGCGCGTCCCGCACTCCCAACACCTGCCCGTCCCCCGTAAAGACCTGGCCGTAATGGCGGCTGTAGAACTCGAGGGCCTTTCCCCGCAGGATGACCAGAAGGTCCGATTCGGGAAGCTCCTTTCCGTGGGAATGCTCCAGAAGCTCCTTGAGACGGGCCGCCTCATCCTTGACCCACCGGCGCATCCGCGCCCAGCTCACGGCCTTTGGTTCTTCCAACCGTTTCCGGCAGACATGGACGATGTCGTATTCGATCTTCCGGGAACCGAACGCGCCGGTCGCGCCCTTGGTCTCGTCGCTGCGGATCGGGTAGGTGGCGACGAGAAGGTATCCGGCGTTGAACAAGGCCTCGAGCACATCCACCCACGGCGCATCGGCGCTATGGTGGAAGGTGAAAGCCATGAGACCGCCCTGCTTCAGGAGTCGTCCCGCCTCGGCCCAGCAGGCGGTGAGCGTCTGCTGATAGAAATCGGAGGCTGGTTCGGGCCTGTAGAGCGGGTTCGGGTCTTTTTCACCGAGTTCCTTGTTGCCGGTCAGTTCGCGCACCGTGGCGAGGATGCCGTTCGTGAGGAACCGCTCCCGCTCGTAGTCCTCCCGGTCATCGGGATGCTCGACGGTGTTGTCCACGGCCTCCACCGCGTGGGGAGTCCGTTCCGGCTCGAAGTACTTGCGCTCCGGCATGCCGCGATACCACTTGAGCAGAGGCAGACGCATCCAGACGTAGAAGAAATCGGCCAGGTCAGCGTAGAACAGATTGTTCCCGAAGGGAGGGTCAGTTATGACGAGATCGAAGATCGGTTGCGAGTTTCGGGTCCCTGGTTTCGGGTTGAAGAGGATGGAGAGGTCGGTGGATGAACCACAGAACATCTCTGTTCCAGGAACCACTGGATCAGCAGGGCCGACTTTGATGCTTTTTGATTTGCTGCCTTCTGGCAACATTGCGGCTTCCCATGGCTCCTTACACCATCCAAGTCCATCCAAAATGGTGGAGCAGCAGGAAGACCATCTGCCATACCCAAGAGGACCATAGGCATTTGTCTCAACGACAAGTTGCTTAGGATGGTAGTTTGCATTTGAAAGTGAAGGAGCAAGCTTGTCATAAGTCTGGTGCCAGAAGGAGAACATGTTCATCATGCGTATGTACTGCTGAAGCGCTCCCAGAGCCTGCTCGCGCACATCCAGCGGCCACTTGTCTTCCGGCGCTTCGGTGATGGCGCGCAGAAGCTGGGCGTGTACCAGGAGCTGGCGCGGGTTGAACATCTTCCACCAGTGGGTGTATCCCCAACCAACGTTGACCCCGCCGTTGGCCCGCATCATGTAGGCGTCCCAGCACTCCTGACGCGGCCAGTATTCGTTCAGGTCGGTCTCATTCCGGTCGGCCCATTCACGCTCGGCCAGGATCAGTCGTTTCACATCGCCCGGCTCAATTGGTTTGAAGTAGCGGCCGTTGTAGCTGTACCCCTCGGAGTCACACTGCGGGCAGTGACATTGCAGGGCATAGGCCGCCACGGGCGCGGTGTGCTTCGTAGGCTTGACCGATTCGAGGATGTCCTGTTTCTTGCCGCATTTCTGGCAGGTGAAATAGGATTGCTGCGGCACCGTTCCCGTCCGCGTCTGGATGCGCGTTCCGTCGCTGAGAACGATCTCTCGGGGTAACCCGAACTTCTTGCGGTCCGCCGTGGACTCGGCGTCTTCCTCCTCTGCCATCTCTTCGTTTTCGCTGGCCTCTTCTCCGTCCTCTTCGGAAATCTCTTCATCCGCCAGACGCATGCGCCCGCGGACCTCGATGAAGCGCATGCCCTCAAGCCGCCTCTCGAACCACCGGGCGGTCATCTCCGGATCGGCCCCGGCGTAGCCACCTAATTCAGTTTCGAGTTTCGGGTTTAAAGTTTCGGGTTGTTTTTCGGAACCAGAAACCAGAAACTCGAAACCCGAAATCCCTTTCATCCAATCCGGATGAATCAGGAGATACATATAGACATGGCGGCTCTCGATGCCGAGGTCCTTCTTTTTTACGTTTCCCACCTTGAACTCATAGGCGACCAGGCTCCCCATCTGCAGTCTTCTGCCCCGGTGATCCTCAAGAACCTTCTTGACCTTTCCCCCGGCGAATGAACCGCATTTCGGGCAATGCAAACCGGCCTCAGCGTTTAGCTTCTCCAAGGCTTGATTGATTCGGTCCTGCTTTTCCTCTTTGTTCCCCTTGCTGTAGTCCTTGAGGAGTTGTGCGAATTCCTGGCTCGTCTCTGTGAAGCTTGGCTCGTTATCGAGCACGACGCGTTCGACTCCCGGAGCCATGCGCGTCTCACCCAGCTCGATATGGAACTCATGACCGCAGGAGGGGCATGTCGAGGGGATGAAGTAGGCGGTCAGCCGCTTTTCGGCGATGACGGGCAAGCGGAAGATCGGTGTGCGATGATGGCAACCTCGCGCATTACAGGGTCCGTGCTTGGCCCAGAAGGTGTAGATGATTTCCGGCCCTTCCCACCGGTAATACTTCCTATGCTCGATTGGCAATTCGAAAATCTCATCTTGCTCTAGACTTTCTTTTAATCCTTCAACCCGAAACCCGGAACCAGAAACCCTAAACCATTTTCCCGTGTGTCCCCGCGCACATGTCGTCGTGTAGAAAGGCTGAACGAGGGGCTTGACCTTGGCCTCGATATCGTCGAAGAGCGCTTTGACTTGGCCGGGATCGCTGCATGCAAGCTCGTTCTTCGTCACGAACCAGGCGACGGGGTTGAGGTCGACACCTGTCATCTGGAAGCCAAGCCGAGCGCCTTCGACCAGGGTGGTCCCGCCGCCCATGAAGATGTCGAGTACCCGGAGCTTGCGAAAATGCCCCGCCTTCTGGTGGTTGCAGTAGTAATGGTCCCAGACGCGTTTAGCCGCCTGGGATGGGTCATCAGGTGCAACGGTCGCGGCCGCGATCAGCAGGCTCCGAAAGACGCTGGAGCGGCGACGGGCCCACCACTTGGACATCTGATAGATGGGCTTACCCGCGTTGCCTTCGAGGTTGGAGAGCGCGTTGACGGGCGCGATTGGAAAATCCACTTCCAGGCAGACAGGAGGTCTATTCGGATCGCTGAAATCAGCTACCGGAAGACGGATGGCCTTACCGAGGTTGGGCGGCTCGTAACCATTCGCTTTTTTCCGAGCCTTCTTCACAACCGCAGTTTCATTCTCCTGATTAAATTCTTCCATGCCGGGAATGGAATCTTGCTTCATTGACCGCTTTGCCATACTCATGCCCCTGCAAGTTGGTTGAACTGAAGATGGTGTGGCCAGTCGATTTTCAGCATTTTTTCGGGCCGATCGTGCTTTCCGCTTTCACGGGTGATCCGTGTCTTTCTTTTAGGAATGCTGGTATGGCCGATACTAACGAAGCATTGCCGGTATTTTTTCAGGAAATCAGATTCATCCCAGAACGCTTTTCCGATTTCCTGGCAATAAGCAAGAAAACATTGTGCGCCTTTTAGTTGCTGGATAATTTCAGTCGTCTGTCCTTTTGTTGCTTTCATTTCGATGTAAACAATGACCTTCCTGCCACCTTCGTTGGACACGATAACATAATCTGCTCGCTTGCATTCGCCTTTCGATCCGACAAAGACGGCATCAGGTGATGAAAAGGCATCCACTTTGATGATGACAGCATTTTCCGGAATACCGTAAATGACAGTAGAAGAGCGCGGATGATCCGGTTCGGCAAGTTCTGCCTTCATCCTGTTGTAATGATTGGAAAGCTGAACCTTGGCGGCATCCTTAATCATCTGGTTGAGGATGTCGATATCAGGCATTTTCATCTCCTCCCCAGACAATTTCTTCCTGGATGCGGTTCATAGCCTCGATGGTTTTATCGAAGCTTCGAGCCTCTATGCCCAATTTCGGATCGATATCGGCTGGAGTGAGCGTGGGCCATCGTGTCTTCTTTTTCCCTCCATCCAACAAAATCAGCGCTTCTTCAGCTATATAGACCTTGACCCTGTCCGACGAAAGCAGCTCTTCCGGCTCGTAACTCTCATGTTCCATTATCCGCTTTAAATGCGGCTTATCTTGCTTGAGCATAATTAGGGTATTTAGTTCTTTAATGATATAGTCACTATGGGTAGTCATGAAAATCTTAATCCCGAGATTCATAAGCCTAGCAAACAACCGTGCGATTCGTCTTTGATTTTCGGGGTGGAGATTCAATTCCGGTTCATCGATAACAAAAAGATCACCAGCCTGGGCAACATGGCGCAAATAAAAACCCACATCCAGAAGGGACCGTACGGCGCTGGAACTTTCGTCCATGGTGAGCTTTAGACGTTTGTTTGCTTTTGGGACAAAAAAAAGTTCATCGCTTCGGGTTACTGTATATTCCCCGCCGATAATGTCGCTGAAGTCAGCCAATAATTCGGGATTCTTTTTTGAGATAAAACTTTCCTTTTTTGCCGCAGATTCCAACTGGCGGGTGAAATCGACGTTCGCCCTTACGGGTAAGGCATAATCTGAATACACCTTGGAAAGCAGTTCAAACATATTGAGTTCTGTTTCTAAAGTGCCCATTTGCTCCAGGAGCCGATTTCGGGCAAAATTGAGCTCCTTTCTGAATATTGCAGCGCCGGTCCTTTCCGCGCTGGCGATAAAAGCGTTCGGGAAAAGGTGTCCGAACAGGATTTCCTTAATGGCATCGCCGATAACCTTTGAAATCAGAGAAACCGGAACTTTGCGTTCATCTTTTTCAACAAGCAACGATATGTGGACTTTGGGATCAGGAGGCTGTTTTAAGATGCTAATGAGTTTGGTTTTAGCGGTTCCCATCGTCAGCTCAAAAGATTCCTTGGGTCTAATGTCATTTTTCGAAACGTCTATGCAGAAGGATGCATCCATGAAATGCTTTTCGGATGACGCAAAAACCCTTGGAAGCTGTTTCGTATATTCCTCACACCCTTTCTTTAGAATGGTTTCTGCACTCTTTATGTAATCATTCAAATCAAGTTCCGTGGAACCTTCCACCATAAGTTTTTGCACCGAATGTTTTGAGACACCGATCGAAAAAGCCTCCTTCCAGAACGAGAGAAACCCAAAAAGCGCATAAGTTGCATAGGTCTTTCCGGTATTGTTGGGACCGCATATGATTGTCATATCGCCGAGTTCAAATTCAGCCTGTTTTAAGGGGCCTAAATTCTTTAGTTTTATAATCATCCTTGCCTCCTGACTATATCGCCTCAAATTCAATCCACGGGACAGCTACTTCCAAAAGGCTCAGCCCTCCATGACATACATGGGGAAAGCCGCCCTGGACTTTCCATTTTCTCTGGCCCATGACGATGTGGTGTTCGTTGTGGCTTATCACAATCGGGGGCATGAACCGTTCCTGCCAAGGGCCATCTACCTTCTTGTACCGGGCTGCGCCGAAGGTCTCGCGCAGCTTCTCGATAACATCCGGATCGATCTCCTCGCTCGAAAACAGCTTGCTCACTGCATAACCGTGGTCGGACGTGATGACCAGCTTTCTTCCTTGCCGAAGCCTGTTAGCGAATTTCCAGAATCCGTCGTCCTGGAGCGTTGCAGCCGCAGTCTTGTAGATTTGATCCGGGAGTTTCTTGTGAACGTGGATGAGATCGTCGAGCCAGCTATGCCACACGAAGACGTTGGACTCGTGGGGAATGCCCCCGACAGCGTCCTCAAATGGGACGCTGATCACATCCGTGTAAGCCTTTGAGGCAAAGAGATTGAAACTGCCCGGAACGCCATTTCCCGCCAGATGACTGCGGGAAGGTATCCCCAGCGCATGGGCAAACTGGTCCGTGTCGGATGGTGCTTCAGCGCCGGTCACACGCACATCGGTGGGCTGGATATGTCTTGTTTGAGCGCCTCCCAAGAGCCAAGGTATCTCGCGCAGGGAGAGGGCATCCAGCACAAGGACGGCGCGGCCGATGCTGGATGGCCCAGCACACCATTCCTTTAAATGGGTTGCGGTCCTGGGAGCGGCTTCCGGGTAAGACCCCCATAATTCCCAGGCGGTCTCGGCAAGAAGGCGGTCGGGGGCGACAGTCTGGTTATGGAGATCGATTGGGGAGCCGCAGGTTACGGCCAGATCCCTTAATCGCGCGAAGACGCCGCTCCATGCGTCTGTCGACGAGGGAGAGTCCAGGATGATGTCCAACCAGGCAGGCGTGCTCATTCCTCGCCTCCCTCCTTGGTGAACGTCACTTCCATGGAGGCTTTGAGACTCGAAGGAAGGCGTGTGAGAATCTGCTTCACCTGCTGTACGGTGAGGTCGTTGAATTCGATCTTGGTCGTATTCAGCACGGCGCTGGGATCAATGCCCCACTTTTCGAAGCACGCGGTCAGGTTGATGCCGCTGGTCGCTTCGTTCGTCCGATGAACCTCTGTAGTCGTGATCACCGGGGGCACGGAAACTACAGGTCCTGTTGGCGGCGTGATTGGAAGTATCACCGGGGGCTGCGGCTCTGCGACGGAGGGGGGTTTCGGTGGAAGCACGGGATGATGAATCCTTGGGCCCGTAACAGTCGTACCTCCAACCACTGACGGAAGGCCAAGTCGAATCTGTCGCATCTCCTGCCCGGAGCGGAAAGCCCTGGACCTTATAGAGCGGAGCGCTTCCTCATCGCTCGAATGCTCAGGCAGGCGGCCAACCCAGGTCCCGCCGACATTGACCACGATTTTGCCCCGCGAGACGATCTTCAGAATCTCTTCATAGATGGGGGTCTCACCAAGGAACGGTATGGCATCCTTGGTGTCCGGCGGCGGCGGTTCAGTGAGTTCGTCGAGCAGGTCCCCCACCAGGCATGATTCCTTGGCGCGCTCCAAAACCAGGGACTGAAACTCGGCGGGATCGAAGAGGTCCTCGACAAGAGATTTCTCGACTGCGGTCGGGATTTCCCCGCCTTGCGCGGTCACCCGTTCCACGTCGAATATGCATTGATCTGGTTGCTGGTAATTCCAGCGCCGCAGCACGGCAAACTTGTCGAATCGCTTCTTCAGCGAGTCCCGAAGCGGCTTGTCGAATTCCTCTTTCAAGCCGCGGTATTTGGAATCATCACGCCACGCAATCGAGGTAAGGTAGGAGCACCTTGAGCAGAAAAGAAGTTCTGCGTCCTGATAAATGCTTTTCACGCCGTCCGAAGGCAACAGGAATCGGACGGTGTTCCGCTTCGCAGGGACATGACTTGCAAGCCATTTCCCGAGAGCATCAACCCGCTTCCCCTCGCTGGTCTGCAGCGGCTCGGGTATGACAATGAGAACCGGCCTGTCCCATTTCGAAGGCTTGTCCAAATCATCGACATCAGCCCATGGGTCATTCTGCCAGTTTGGGCCCAGAGCTATGACGCGAGAGGAGGATTGCCTGGTTTCCGGAACAAGGATGTGCCGCAGCGTATTGCGTACGTGCTCAATATCTTTCCCCGGATAGACCGTTTGACCCACCTCGGCAGCCGAAACGCCCTGTTGCCATAGCTTGTCGTTTTTGGCCAAAGCACGGACTTTCGAGCGTGGATTTTCTTCCAAACCAAACCGCAGGCGACCGTCCGGGCTTTCTTCGCCATGGATGTTTATGCTGGCCTCAATCAACTGAACGAGTTCGCCCTGAAACGAATTGTCGTCAACGGGCTGCTCCCGAGTAATGTCGAGCTGAAGTTCCTGTCGCGTGCCTCCCGCGTTTCTTCCGGGCGACATGGATCGCATCCAGAGTGCGCTGACCAGTTCGCGCGCATGGGGTACAGAAGCTCCGATTGTCTTGACTGTTTCGAGATTTCGTTGGGCCACTTGCCGGAGCCTCTCCTGCTCGCCTACTGTGGCAATCGAATCCAGCAGCGATTGAACGCCGCACGCATCATCATCTACGAAGAAATCTGCCGGTGTGATGATCGGGACTTTTTCTCCTCTTTCTCGGTAAGAGGAGGCGAGGATGCGAATAAGGTCGCGTGTCTCCTGAGCGGCTTCAGCCATGAGGATGTGATCTTCCAGTAGCTCCATAAGCTCCGGCGAGAATGGCCAGCAGGCCATGACCTCCGATACGACGCGAGATCTTTCGGATTCCGGAAGATGAAAAAAACGAAGCCGGAAACGCTCCGACGCATAGGAATCAAGAAGACTCCGTATCTCGTCCGTCGGGATGTTCTGGCGGTTCTCAAAGAGACGATATAGAAGCAGATTCTTCCGGTCTTCCTTCGCAGTGGGCCCCCGGAAATCAACGATGACGGGACCGTCACGGTGGACTTGTCTAAAGGCTTCCGTGTTGTTATTGAGCACCGAGACGACAAGAATCAGAAGATCTGGTCGGTCCTTAGATAGTTCAGACAGATTCTGGATGAAATTTTCGGCCCAGGTCCGGTATTTGATTCCTTCCGGCCCAGGCTGATCGCTCAGACCGTCGAACCACTTCTGGAATTCATCGAGAATCAGCGCTACGGGCTGAGCCTCGAACATCTCCTCCAATAGGGATCGCGGAGGGTATGGCCGACCCATCTGGTTGAACTTGCCTCTGAAAAAGTCTCCCTTGGGGTGACGCTCGAATATGAGGTCCCACAACAGAGGGTACTCATGGTTGTGGACCGGTTCCGAAATGGCAAAGAATCCGCCATCGAGAACAAGTCCACTCAAGTGCGGCGCGCCAAGTCTGTTTCCCCATTCGTTGGCCCATTTCTGAACCTGAGAGGACGATTCGACTGCGTGGTGCATCACGGCCATGATGTGAGATTTACCACGGCCCCGGTCCCCCATCAGGACAATGGGGCGCTTCGAGCGATCTGTGCTGACCGCGCGCAAAGCAGTCTGAACGTCCGCTGTTGGATATGTAATTGAAAGGATGAAATCCGGTGTTTTCTGAGCGGCTCCGGTGTTGTCCTTCCTGCGCAGGGCAATGGCTGTGCCCGGCATCTGGGAACCGAGGAATTCGTCTCGTAACTTTAGGTTCAGCATCATCAGCCTCCGCGCTGGGTTATCTCTTCCTGCCGTCAGGTGTCTGGCCCTGCTCGTTGTCTCCGGCCCCGCCTGTCTTCACCCACTCGTCCACTTCGTCTTTGCGGAATTTCCACAGGCGGCCCATCCGGTGTGCTGGCATTTGTTTTTCAGAAATCCACTTGTAGACCGTATCACGCTTGATGCCGAGATAGGCCGCAATCTCATCTACAGAGAGCCATCGATCTTCCATCACTGACTCCAGTCGCACAGGGTCTCGTCCCATTCCTGAACGGCCGCAGACCTTCGGTTTAACGAATCGGCCCCGTCCTGGATAGCCCCATCGGCTTCCATTCGGTCCAATCAAAACAAACTGGTATAAACT
The Desulfatirhabdium butyrativorans DSM 18734 DNA segment above includes these coding regions:
- a CDS encoding DUF1156 domain-containing protein, with the protein product MKQDSIPGMEEFNQENETAVVKKARKKANGYEPPNLGKAIRLPVADFSDPNRPPVCLEVDFPIAPVNALSNLEGNAGKPIYQMSKWWARRRSSVFRSLLIAAATVAPDDPSQAAKRVWDHYYCNHQKAGHFRKLRVLDIFMGGGTTLVEGARLGFQMTGVDLNPVAWFVTKNELACSDPGQVKALFDDIEAKVKPLVQPFYTTTCARGHTGKWFRVSGSGFRVEGLKESLEQDEIFELPIEHRKYYRWEGPEIIYTFWAKHGPCNARGCHHRTPIFRLPVIAEKRLTAYFIPSTCPSCGHEFHIELGETRMAPGVERVVLDNEPSFTETSQEFAQLLKDYSKGNKEEKQDRINQALEKLNAEAGLHCPKCGSFAGGKVKKVLEDHRGRRLQMGSLVAYEFKVGNVKKKDLGIESRHVYMYLLIHPDWMKGISGFEFLVSGSEKQPETLNPKLETELGGYAGADPEMTARWFERRLEGMRFIEVRGRMRLADEEISEEDGEEASENEEMAEEEDAESTADRKKFGLPREIVLSDGTRIQTRTGTVPQQSYFTCQKCGKKQDILESVKPTKHTAPVAAYALQCHCPQCDSEGYSYNGRYFKPIEPGDVKRLILAEREWADRNETDLNEYWPRQECWDAYMMRANGGVNVGWGYTHWWKMFNPRQLLVHAQLLRAITEAPEDKWPLDVREQALGALQQYIRMMNMFSFWHQTYDKLAPSLSNANYHPKQLVVETNAYGPLGYGRWSSCCSTILDGLGWCKEPWEAAMLPEGSKSKSIKVGPADPVVPGTEMFCGSSTDLSILFNPKPGTRNSQPIFDLVITDPPFGNNLFYADLADFFYVWMRLPLLKWYRGMPERKYFEPERTPHAVEAVDNTVEHPDDREDYERERFLTNGILATVRELTGNKELGEKDPNPLYRPEPASDFYQQTLTACWAEAGRLLKQGGLMAFTFHHSADAPWVDVLEALFNAGYLLVATYPIRSDETKGATGAFGSRKIEYDIVHVCRKRLEEPKAVSWARMRRWVKDEAARLKELLEHSHGKELPESDLLVILRGKALEFYSRHYGQVFTGDGQVLGVRDALLGINLLLDDLLAGKDENGKRRPPDAAEPASRLFLRIFQSRRSMARDELHKMLRGTGVSQGDIEARGWIRVVGTQVNVISIEERFQYFTAPGRNRKILKTDLDQAHFLIGASLPNSGVNVSDELNRATFQIKRSVDPILDWYAQTDPDTGIRRAAKLALDLVSHWRAKPEKGPAFRQMTLFEQLEAEVE
- a CDS encoding AAA family ATPase, with translation MIIKLKNLGPLKQAEFELGDMTIICGPNNTGKTYATYALFGFLSFWKEAFSIGVSKHSVQKLMVEGSTELDLNDYIKSAETILKKGCEEYTKQLPRVFASSEKHFMDASFCIDVSKNDIRPKESFELTMGTAKTKLISILKQPPDPKVHISLLVEKDERKVPVSLISKVIGDAIKEILFGHLFPNAFIASAERTGAAIFRKELNFARNRLLEQMGTLETELNMFELLSKVYSDYALPVRANVDFTRQLESAAKKESFISKKNPELLADFSDIIGGEYTVTRSDELFFVPKANKRLKLTMDESSSAVRSLLDVGFYLRHVAQAGDLFVIDEPELNLHPENQRRIARLFARLMNLGIKIFMTTHSDYIIKELNTLIMLKQDKPHLKRIMEHESYEPEELLSSDRVKVYIAEEALILLDGGKKKTRWPTLTPADIDPKLGIEARSFDKTIEAMNRIQEEIVWGGDENA
- a CDS encoding DUF499 domain-containing protein gives rise to the protein MFEAQPVALILDEFQKWFDGLSDQPGPEGIKYRTWAENFIQNLSELSKDRPDLLILVVSVLNNNTEAFRQVHRDGPVIVDFRGPTAKEDRKNLLLYRLFENRQNIPTDEIRSLLDSYASERFRLRFFHLPESERSRVVSEVMACWPFSPELMELLEDHILMAEAAQETRDLIRILASSYRERGEKVPIITPADFFVDDDACGVQSLLDSIATVGEQERLRQVAQRNLETVKTIGASVPHARELVSALWMRSMSPGRNAGGTRQELQLDITREQPVDDNSFQGELVQLIEASINIHGEESPDGRLRFGLEENPRSKVRALAKNDKLWQQGVSAAEVGQTVYPGKDIEHVRNTLRHILVPETRQSSSRVIALGPNWQNDPWADVDDLDKPSKWDRPVLIVIPEPLQTSEGKRVDALGKWLASHVPAKRNTVRFLLPSDGVKSIYQDAELLFCSRCSYLTSIAWRDDSKYRGLKEEFDKPLRDSLKKRFDKFAVLRRWNYQQPDQCIFDVERVTAQGGEIPTAVEKSLVEDLFDPAEFQSLVLERAKESCLVGDLLDELTEPPPPDTKDAIPFLGETPIYEEILKIVSRGKIVVNVGGTWVGRLPEHSSDEEALRSIRSRAFRSGQEMRQIRLGLPSVVGGTTVTGPRIHHPVLPPKPPSVAEPQPPVILPITPPTGPVVSVPPVITTTEVHRTNEATSGINLTACFEKWGIDPSAVLNTTKIEFNDLTVQQVKQILTRLPSSLKASMEVTFTKEGGEE
- the mads1 gene encoding methylation-associated defense system helix-turn-helix domain-containing protein MAD1; translated protein: MEDRWLSVDEIAAYLGIKRDTVYKWISEKQMPAHRMGRLWKFRKDEVDEWVKTGGAGDNEQGQTPDGRKR